The Aureispira anguillae genome contains a region encoding:
- a CDS encoding c-type cytochrome, whose product MIYQRLLSFCAITLLIAMLPNWSMAADANNGKTLFLENCASCHNNDMVSDMTGPALYEAEDRWKKYPGAIYEWIRNSESLANSGNARAKIMVNWAASAMTPFESLEDAQIDDILEYIELKGSGALDKDKKGAGTDLTKGEDEEESNPLLGYTLVVVLLLAIALLGRYINSLTRLAQQNAGEVVSPEKSVMGILFGPSVVKLLIFVVVLVGGYTTVNNAIGLGRQQDYAPTQPVNFSHKIHAGDNGIDCQYCHDGARRSRHSVIPASNTCINCHANIQKGSKDGTKELIKVYAASGFNPMSNSYLPEDMSEAERAEVYKKWLRKTYDKEWKENETAVNRMIDEQLASVAGTYNKPIEWVRIHNLPDHVYFNHSQHVTVGKVKCETCHGEVSEMDVVKQHSPLSMGWCVNCHRQTEVQFRDGLNEGKKSPYMGEENKANAYYTDYQYYERYHNELKEGKRKGVTVEEIGGLECQKCHY is encoded by the coding sequence ATGATATATCAAAGACTTTTAAGCTTTTGCGCAATTACTTTGTTGATTGCAATGTTGCCAAACTGGTCAATGGCGGCGGATGCAAATAATGGAAAAACTCTATTTTTGGAGAACTGTGCTAGTTGTCATAACAATGACATGGTAAGTGATATGACGGGACCTGCTTTATACGAAGCGGAGGATCGTTGGAAAAAATATCCAGGTGCAATTTATGAATGGATTCGTAACTCTGAATCGTTAGCCAATTCTGGAAATGCTCGTGCAAAGATTATGGTGAATTGGGCGGCTTCTGCCATGACTCCTTTTGAGAGTTTGGAAGATGCTCAAATTGACGATATCTTAGAATACATTGAACTAAAAGGTTCTGGTGCTTTAGACAAAGATAAAAAAGGCGCAGGAACAGATCTTACTAAAGGAGAAGATGAAGAAGAAAGCAATCCTTTGTTGGGATATACTTTAGTAGTTGTATTGTTGTTGGCTATTGCTTTGTTGGGACGTTACATCAACAGCTTGACTCGTTTGGCTCAACAAAATGCAGGAGAGGTAGTTTCACCAGAGAAATCTGTTATGGGTATTTTATTTGGCCCTTCTGTTGTTAAATTGTTGATTTTTGTAGTTGTATTAGTTGGTGGTTATACTACTGTTAATAATGCAATTGGTTTAGGACGTCAACAAGATTACGCTCCTACACAACCTGTTAATTTCTCGCACAAAATTCATGCTGGAGATAATGGAATCGATTGTCAATATTGTCACGATGGTGCTCGTCGTTCAAGACATTCTGTTATTCCTGCTTCTAATACTTGTATCAACTGTCATGCTAATATCCAAAAAGGATCTAAAGATGGAACTAAAGAGTTGATCAAGGTTTATGCTGCATCTGGTTTCAACCCAATGTCTAACTCTTACCTACCAGAAGATATGTCTGAAGCGGAAAGAGCAGAGGTTTATAAGAAATGGTTGAGAAAAACCTATGATAAAGAGTGGAAAGAAAATGAAACAGCTGTAAATAGAATGATCGATGAACAATTGGCTTCTGTTGCTGGTACTTACAACAAACCAATCGAGTGGGTACGTATTCACAACTTGCCAGATCACGTTTATTTTAACCACTCTCAGCACGTTACTGTTGGTAAAGTAAAATGTGAAACTTGTCATGGTGAAGTATCTGAAATGGATGTCGTTAAGCAACATTCTCCTTTATCTATGGGATGGTGTGTTAACTGTCATAGACAAACAGAAGTTCAATTCCGTGATGGTTTGAATGAAGGTAAAAAATCACCTTACATGGGTGAAGAAAATAAAGCAAATGCTTATTATACTGATTATCAATATTACGAAAGATACCACAATGAGTTGAAGGAAGGTAAACGTAAAGGAGTTACTGTTGAAGAGATTGGTGGTCTAGAGTGTCAAAAATGTCACTACTAA
- a CDS encoding Smr/MutS family protein: MFEIGAKIRFKYTGMEAEIVEDHMDGSYTVWLEKDEEESIAFVDDIVLAKDFGGIEQSEQQKTLQKAPKGPSTEELFYSKEELNAKKIAALQPKHLSVKKTTAPKTEKIPSFVPLDICPSPPKQTGCYLAFHQTSPNHYTIYLVNDLPNSFSFEFKLFLQQKLVHGFNKIIPANTFFPIGELLHEQFNDSPLIEFRCPALAFNKQIKLKYRKFIKTVQAIPLMGLNTYAFVLFSKLPASTQKKPSIKHYTNSHKQEQANLIAPINKLYRSFDLMDVASFEPELDLHAEKLVNDTSEFTARELYELQLEVLENFITKAVKIGLQEVFIIHGLGKGKLKEGVDNFLRFHGDIKSYKNEFHEKYGFGATKVILKK; encoded by the coding sequence ATGTTTGAAATAGGAGCAAAAATACGGTTTAAATATACAGGAATGGAAGCTGAAATAGTAGAAGACCACATGGATGGTAGTTATACGGTTTGGCTAGAAAAGGATGAAGAAGAAAGTATTGCCTTTGTTGATGATATTGTATTGGCAAAAGATTTTGGAGGCATAGAACAATCCGAACAACAAAAAACATTACAAAAAGCCCCCAAAGGACCATCTACAGAAGAGTTATTTTATAGCAAAGAAGAATTAAATGCAAAAAAAATAGCTGCTTTACAACCGAAACATCTTTCGGTAAAAAAGACGACTGCCCCAAAGACAGAAAAGATACCATCTTTTGTTCCTCTAGACATTTGCCCTAGTCCACCTAAACAAACAGGTTGTTATCTAGCGTTTCATCAAACAAGCCCCAATCACTATACGATTTATTTAGTCAATGATTTGCCCAATTCTTTTAGTTTTGAGTTTAAGCTATTTTTGCAACAAAAATTAGTGCATGGCTTCAACAAAATTATCCCTGCCAATACTTTTTTTCCAATTGGTGAGCTATTACATGAGCAGTTTAATGATTCTCCCCTTATTGAATTCCGATGTCCAGCCCTTGCTTTCAACAAGCAAATCAAACTAAAATATCGCAAATTTATCAAAACCGTTCAGGCTATTCCTTTGATGGGATTAAATACCTATGCATTTGTTTTGTTTTCTAAACTTCCTGCATCTACCCAAAAGAAACCTTCTATAAAGCACTATACCAATAGCCATAAACAAGAACAGGCGAACTTAATTGCCCCTATCAATAAGCTGTATCGTTCTTTTGACCTAATGGATGTGGCCTCTTTTGAGCCTGAATTAGATTTACATGCTGAAAAATTAGTTAATGACACTTCTGAATTTACAGCTAGAGAATTATACGAATTGCAATTAGAAGTTTTAGAGAACTTTATTACCAAAGCCGTCAAAATTGGTTTACAAGAAGTCTTTATTATTCATGGCTTGGGCAAAGGCAAACTCAAAGAAGGGGTTGACAATTTTCTGCGCTTCCATGGCGACATTAAATCTTATAAAAACGAATTTCATGAGAAATATGGTTTTGGAGCCACTAAAGTCATATTAAAAAAATAA
- a CDS encoding TAT-variant-translocated molybdopterin oxidoreductase produces MNKKENKNRVWISAEDLANDISTLDASQNEFAHTEETENSEHSRRDFLKYMGFGLTAATVASCEIPVKKAIPYVIKPEEIVPGVATYFASAVVQGGDVLPALIKTREGRPIKIDGNPGHGKEKTFTGEGSCARSQASILELYDTNRLKGAGVVSKLLEAEKIQNKKQQKEAEAAAMLSWADLDKAVKAGLSGQIRIVSHTNNSPTFKAAVEAFKGKYPNTQLVQYDPISCSAMIEANERMYNKPWIPSYHFDKAMCIVGIEADFLGPWISHVEYSKDYIKNRKVTDQDIKTGADKTMSTHIQFESRMSLTGSNADHRVLIKPSEWAAAVGMLYTEVAKETGNTPASLSFAPKFAWKKASKAIKDTAKKLVKNAPRALVVCGINDVNIQMVVNAINEMLGATNSTLTLTNDTHSKQRLGRDAAIQSLVNDMNSGAVGALIVCDGANPAYDIPGLAADFAKALPKVGMSVSFGGTLNETAALCKYVAPDHHNLESWGDAEPKKGEIYVVQPTISPLFSTRAAGESLLAWAGVSTSYHDFMKDNWKTTMFPAQSNYMTFQSFWNNTLHNGWFKATSAIAETVVETANDSTSTAEPVVSGASNVAGAVAALAQGKGGAIEVTFYESVQLGAGQHANNPWLQEMPDPIMRTTWDNFIQIPLKWNGNSGYDSLNGLKDGDIATITVNGAEYQLPVFRTFGQMEGTVAIALGYGRTRAGKAGNGVGTDLFPAVKGFNFSGTGSLSEYEGHDDLFACVQMHHTYGLTTTDEATGKTKMHKYATGEEKPFNVDEHNEGFQGALIERSVFFQSTAKDLSKEVKKLAKKREGYQYLNSKGLYPDHEVYGMGHHWGMAVDLNSCTGCGACTVACMAENNVPVVGKFEVNNIHEMTWLRIDRYFYGDEETPNAVYMPMMCQHCDNAPCENVCPVAATNHSSEGLNQMTYNRCVGTRYCANNCPFKVRRFNWLDYTSADIFPSNEVDMNRGIDDAESYNYMNENLTRMVLNPDVTVRTRGVIEKCSFCIQRIQEGKLAAKVEGRKLQDSDVTPACQQACSTGAIIFGDDNNPNSEVYKLQRTKRSYIPLEETNVRSSVNYLMKVINKDENFA; encoded by the coding sequence ATGAATAAGAAGGAAAATAAAAATAGAGTTTGGATAAGTGCAGAAGACTTAGCCAATGATATTTCTACTCTTGATGCATCGCAAAATGAATTTGCACATACTGAAGAAACAGAAAATAGCGAGCACAGTCGTCGTGATTTTCTGAAGTATATGGGATTTGGTCTTACTGCTGCTACTGTTGCAAGCTGTGAGATTCCCGTTAAAAAAGCAATTCCTTATGTAATCAAACCTGAGGAAATTGTACCTGGTGTTGCTACTTACTTTGCCTCTGCTGTTGTGCAAGGTGGAGATGTACTTCCTGCATTAATCAAAACTCGTGAAGGGCGTCCTATTAAGATTGATGGTAACCCTGGGCATGGTAAAGAAAAAACCTTTACTGGTGAAGGTAGTTGCGCTAGAAGCCAAGCATCTATATTGGAATTGTACGATACCAATCGTCTAAAAGGTGCTGGTGTCGTTTCTAAGTTATTGGAAGCTGAAAAGATTCAAAATAAAAAACAACAAAAAGAGGCAGAAGCTGCTGCTATGTTGTCTTGGGCTGACCTTGACAAAGCAGTAAAAGCAGGGCTTTCTGGTCAAATTCGCATTGTTTCTCATACCAACAATAGCCCTACTTTTAAAGCGGCTGTTGAAGCATTCAAAGGAAAATATCCTAACACTCAATTGGTTCAGTATGATCCGATTTCTTGTTCGGCTATGATTGAGGCTAATGAGAGAATGTATAACAAACCATGGATTCCTTCTTATCACTTTGATAAAGCAATGTGCATTGTTGGTATCGAAGCTGATTTCTTGGGACCTTGGATTTCTCATGTAGAATATTCTAAAGATTATATCAAAAACCGTAAAGTAACGGATCAAGATATTAAAACGGGTGCAGACAAAACAATGTCTACACACATTCAGTTTGAGTCTCGTATGTCTTTGACGGGATCAAATGCAGACCACAGAGTTTTAATCAAGCCTTCTGAATGGGCTGCTGCTGTTGGAATGCTTTACACTGAGGTAGCAAAAGAAACTGGCAATACTCCTGCTAGCTTGAGCTTTGCTCCTAAATTTGCTTGGAAAAAAGCATCTAAAGCAATAAAAGATACAGCTAAGAAATTAGTTAAAAATGCCCCTAGAGCGTTGGTTGTATGTGGTATTAATGATGTAAATATCCAAATGGTAGTAAATGCCATCAACGAAATGTTGGGCGCTACCAATTCTACGTTAACACTTACAAACGATACACACTCTAAACAACGTCTAGGACGTGATGCAGCGATTCAATCATTGGTTAATGATATGAATAGTGGTGCTGTTGGAGCGCTTATCGTATGTGACGGTGCCAACCCTGCTTATGATATTCCTGGTTTGGCGGCAGATTTTGCTAAGGCATTGCCAAAAGTTGGTATGTCTGTTTCTTTTGGTGGAACACTAAACGAAACAGCAGCACTTTGTAAATATGTTGCGCCTGATCATCACAACCTAGAGTCTTGGGGCGATGCAGAGCCTAAGAAAGGTGAGATTTATGTGGTTCAACCAACTATTTCTCCTTTGTTTAGTACTCGTGCTGCTGGAGAATCTCTATTGGCTTGGGCTGGAGTATCTACTTCTTATCATGACTTTATGAAAGACAACTGGAAAACTACCATGTTCCCTGCTCAAAGCAATTACATGACTTTCCAATCTTTCTGGAACAATACATTACACAATGGCTGGTTCAAAGCTACTTCTGCTATCGCAGAAACAGTAGTAGAAACCGCTAACGATTCTACTTCAACTGCTGAGCCTGTTGTTTCAGGTGCTTCAAATGTCGCTGGAGCAGTTGCTGCTTTGGCTCAAGGCAAAGGTGGAGCAATAGAGGTTACTTTTTATGAGAGTGTACAATTAGGTGCTGGACAGCATGCCAACAACCCTTGGTTGCAAGAAATGCCAGATCCTATTATGCGTACTACTTGGGATAACTTTATTCAAATTCCTTTAAAATGGAATGGCAACTCAGGTTATGACTCTCTAAATGGCTTGAAAGATGGTGATATTGCTACCATTACTGTAAATGGCGCAGAATATCAATTGCCTGTTTTCCGTACCTTTGGTCAAATGGAAGGAACGGTTGCTATTGCTTTAGGATATGGTCGTACAAGAGCTGGTAAAGCTGGTAATGGTGTAGGAACAGATTTATTTCCTGCTGTAAAAGGATTTAACTTTTCTGGTACAGGAAGTTTGTCTGAATACGAAGGCCATGACGATTTGTTTGCTTGTGTTCAAATGCATCATACTTATGGTTTGACGACAACAGATGAAGCTACAGGAAAAACTAAAATGCATAAATATGCTACTGGTGAAGAAAAACCATTCAATGTGGATGAGCACAACGAAGGTTTCCAAGGAGCATTGATTGAGCGTTCTGTATTCTTCCAATCAACGGCTAAAGATTTATCTAAAGAGGTAAAAAAATTAGCGAAAAAACGTGAAGGTTATCAATATTTAAATAGCAAAGGACTATACCCAGACCATGAGGTTTATGGAATGGGACACCACTGGGGAATGGCAGTTGACTTGAACTCTTGTACGGGCTGTGGTGCTTGTACAGTGGCTTGTATGGCTGAAAATAATGTTCCTGTAGTTGGTAAATTTGAGGTGAACAACATCCATGAAATGACTTGGTTGAGAATTGACCGTTATTTCTATGGAGATGAAGAAACACCGAATGCAGTCTATATGCCAATGATGTGTCAGCATTGTGACAATGCTCCTTGTGAGAACGTTTGTCCTGTTGCGGCTACCAACCACAGTTCTGAAGGATTAAACCAAATGACTTATAACCGTTGTGTAGGTACTCGTTATTGTGCAAATAACTGTCCTTTCAAAGTTCGTCGTTTTAACTGGTTGGATTATACTTCTGCTGATATTTTCCCATCTAATGAGGTGGATATGAACAGAGGAATTGATGATGCAGAGAGTTATAACTATATGAATGAGAACTTAACACGTATGGTTCTTAACCCAGATGTAACTGTTCGTACTCGTGGTGTTATTGAAAAATGTAGCTTCTGTATCCAACGTATCCAAGAGGGTAAATTGGCTGCAAAAGTAGAAGGTCGCAAACTTCAAGACAGCGATGTAACACCAGCTTGTCAACAAGCTTGTTCTACTGGGGCTATCATCTTTGGTGATGATAACAATCCTAACAGTGAAGTTTATAAATTGCAAAGAACAAAACGTTCGTACATTCCATTGGAAGAAACTAACGTTCGCTCTTCCGTTAATTACTTGATGAAAGTAATTAACAAAGATGAAAACTTTGCTTAG